A window from Salvia miltiorrhiza cultivar Shanhuang (shh) chromosome 2, IMPLAD_Smil_shh, whole genome shotgun sequence encodes these proteins:
- the LOC131011040 gene encoding CMP-sialic acid transporter 4-like isoform X1, translating to MEYRRIKDQDKDEDSVHDDLESLRGKSHSGPPSNLVALVGGSADHTKWKRKSAVTLALTVLTSSQAILIVWSKRAGKYEYSVTTANFLVETLKCALSLAALARIWRNEGVTDDNRLSTTWDEVSVYPIPAALYLVKNLLQYYIFAYVDAPGYQILKNFNIISTGVLYRIILKRKLNEIQWAAFALLCAGCTTAQLNSNSDKVLQTPLQGWMMAIVMALLSGFAGVYTEAIIKKRPSRNINVQNFWLYVFGMIFNVIAIVVQDFDAVTNKGFFHGYSFITVLMILNHALSGIAVSMVMKYADNIVKVYSTSVAMLLTAVVSVFLFGFHLSLAFFLGSTVVSISVYLHSIGKVQR from the exons atGGAGTACAGAAGAATTAAGGATCAG GATAAAGATGAGGATTCAGTTCATGATGATCTTGAGAGCTTAAGAGGGAAATCCCATTCAG GCCCTCCTAGTAATTTGGTTGCTTTAGTAGGTGGCTCTGCGGACCATACTAAGTGGAAGCGCAA GTCTGCGGTGACACTAGCATTGACAGTTCTTACAAGTTCACAAGCAATTCTTATCGTCTGGTCAAAGAGGGCTGGCAAGTATGAGTACAGTGTTACAACTGCTAATTTTTTG GTAGAGACTTTGAAGTGTGCACTATCACTTGCTGCATTAGCGAGAATCTGGAGGAATGAAGGTGTTACTGATGATAACAG GTTGAGTACAACATGGGATGAAGTTAGTGTATACCCCATCCCTGCAGCTCTCTATCTCGTCAAGAATCTACTTCAG TATTACATCTTTGCATACGTAGATGCTCCAGGTTACCAGATATTAAAGAACTTTAACATCATCAGCACCGGTGTGCTATACCGCATAATTCTCAAGAGAAA GTTGAACGAGATTCAGTGGGCAGCTTTCGCTCTACTTTGTGCAGGGTGCACAACAGCACAACTTAACTCCAA TTCAGATAAAGTGTTGCAGACGCCTTTGCAGGGTTGGATGATGGCAATT GTCATGGCTCTTCTTAGTGGTTTTGCTGGAGTTTACACTGAG GCTATAATTAAAAAACGACCTTCAAGGAACATTAATGTTCAGAACTTCTGGCTGTATGTATTTGGGATGATTTTCAATGTCATCGCAATAGTCGTTCAAGATTTTGATGCTGTTACGAACAA GGGATTCTTTCATGGATATTCATTCATTACTGTTCTCATGATTCTGAACCATGCTCTTAG TGGCATTGCTGTATCAATGGTCATGAAATATGCCGACAACATAGTGAAG GTATATTCTACATCAGTTGCAATGTTGTTGACAGCAGTGGTGTCTGTCTTCCTGTTTGGATTTCATCTATCCCTTGCCTTCTTTCTTGGTTCGAC CGTTGTTTCGATCTCAGTGTATTTGCACTCAATTGGGAAGGTTCAGAGATAG
- the LOC131011040 gene encoding CMP-sialic acid transporter 4-like isoform X2: MEYRRIKDQDKDEDSVHDDLESLRGKSHSGGSADHTKWKRKSAVTLALTVLTSSQAILIVWSKRAGKYEYSVTTANFLVETLKCALSLAALARIWRNEGVTDDNRLSTTWDEVSVYPIPAALYLVKNLLQYYIFAYVDAPGYQILKNFNIISTGVLYRIILKRKLNEIQWAAFALLCAGCTTAQLNSNSDKVLQTPLQGWMMAIVMALLSGFAGVYTEAIIKKRPSRNINVQNFWLYVFGMIFNVIAIVVQDFDAVTNKGFFHGYSFITVLMILNHALSGIAVSMVMKYADNIVKVYSTSVAMLLTAVVSVFLFGFHLSLAFFLGSTVVSISVYLHSIGKVQR; this comes from the exons atGGAGTACAGAAGAATTAAGGATCAG GATAAAGATGAGGATTCAGTTCATGATGATCTTGAGAGCTTAAGAGGGAAATCCCATTCAG GTGGCTCTGCGGACCATACTAAGTGGAAGCGCAA GTCTGCGGTGACACTAGCATTGACAGTTCTTACAAGTTCACAAGCAATTCTTATCGTCTGGTCAAAGAGGGCTGGCAAGTATGAGTACAGTGTTACAACTGCTAATTTTTTG GTAGAGACTTTGAAGTGTGCACTATCACTTGCTGCATTAGCGAGAATCTGGAGGAATGAAGGTGTTACTGATGATAACAG GTTGAGTACAACATGGGATGAAGTTAGTGTATACCCCATCCCTGCAGCTCTCTATCTCGTCAAGAATCTACTTCAG TATTACATCTTTGCATACGTAGATGCTCCAGGTTACCAGATATTAAAGAACTTTAACATCATCAGCACCGGTGTGCTATACCGCATAATTCTCAAGAGAAA GTTGAACGAGATTCAGTGGGCAGCTTTCGCTCTACTTTGTGCAGGGTGCACAACAGCACAACTTAACTCCAA TTCAGATAAAGTGTTGCAGACGCCTTTGCAGGGTTGGATGATGGCAATT GTCATGGCTCTTCTTAGTGGTTTTGCTGGAGTTTACACTGAG GCTATAATTAAAAAACGACCTTCAAGGAACATTAATGTTCAGAACTTCTGGCTGTATGTATTTGGGATGATTTTCAATGTCATCGCAATAGTCGTTCAAGATTTTGATGCTGTTACGAACAA GGGATTCTTTCATGGATATTCATTCATTACTGTTCTCATGATTCTGAACCATGCTCTTAG TGGCATTGCTGTATCAATGGTCATGAAATATGCCGACAACATAGTGAAG GTATATTCTACATCAGTTGCAATGTTGTTGACAGCAGTGGTGTCTGTCTTCCTGTTTGGATTTCATCTATCCCTTGCCTTCTTTCTTGGTTCGAC CGTTGTTTCGATCTCAGTGTATTTGCACTCAATTGGGAAGGTTCAGAGATAG